Proteins co-encoded in one Haloarcula pelagica genomic window:
- a CDS encoding type 1 glutamine amidotransferase domain-containing protein, translating into MPSALFVVSEHGYWGEECIEPLTTLTEAGVEITVATPTGEPPVLDERSVDPEEVGEETAAHVRSVHEEDERLNDPTPIARVEAADYDAVVFPGGHGTEWDVTQDSDARRLLRDAVEGDEGKALVVCHAVGILAFTRDSESGQAPRADSDGGMLVAGRSVTGFPNAWEEGIVDEDDLMPDGRKLPYWVEDEVKAAGADWDAELDADTSVTVDGDLITARGPPSSARAARTLLDELGVETSS; encoded by the coding sequence ATGCCATCCGCACTGTTTGTCGTCAGCGAACACGGCTACTGGGGCGAGGAGTGTATCGAGCCGCTGACCACGCTCACCGAGGCCGGCGTGGAGATCACCGTCGCGACGCCGACCGGCGAGCCGCCGGTCCTGGACGAACGCTCCGTCGACCCCGAGGAGGTGGGCGAGGAGACGGCCGCACACGTCCGCTCGGTCCACGAGGAAGACGAGCGGCTCAACGACCCGACACCGATCGCTCGGGTCGAGGCGGCCGACTACGACGCCGTGGTCTTCCCCGGCGGCCACGGGACCGAGTGGGACGTGACACAGGACAGCGACGCCCGCCGGCTGCTCCGGGACGCCGTCGAGGGCGACGAAGGGAAGGCACTGGTCGTCTGTCACGCCGTCGGTATCCTCGCCTTTACGCGGGACAGCGAGAGCGGCCAAGCGCCGCGAGCAGACAGCGACGGCGGTATGCTCGTCGCCGGCCGCTCTGTCACCGGCTTCCCGAACGCCTGGGAGGAGGGCATCGTCGACGAGGACGACCTGATGCCCGACGGCCGGAAACTCCCCTACTGGGTCGAAGACGAGGTCAAAGCCGCCGGCGCCGACTGGGACGCCGAACTCGACGCCGACACGAGCGTCACCGTCGACGGCGACCTGATCACCGCACGCGGGCCGCCCTCGTCGGCGCGGGCCGCCCGGACGCTGCTCGACGAACTCGGCGTGGAAACCTCGTCCTAA
- a CDS encoding TAXI family TRAP transporter solute-binding subunit produces MSKDHTRRRFLRTAGAVGVFALAGCGGDGADGDGGTGGDGATEGDGATEGDGGDGNGDGETEGDGGDGNGDGETEGDGGDGDTETRLSWHAGGTGGTYFPLSNEFKTVVEANTDFTLNVQSTGASVENVGNLASGDADFALIQNDIAFFAKNGTGIEAFQDNPVENLVGVATLYPETITVVTLADTEITSLSDLSGATINTGDLGSGTQVNALQILEAVGISDFTEQNASFSQAADQLRNGDIDAAFVVGGWPVGAIEDLATTNDIVIVPIEGDNREAVKDAASWFADDTIPAGTYTGVDEAIETVAVQAMIATRSELADSTVETVTAAIFDNVDQLTIKTDFISRESAQDGMSIELHPGAAAYFDM; encoded by the coding sequence ATGTCAAAAGACCACACACGACGGCGGTTCCTCCGGACGGCGGGCGCGGTTGGCGTGTTCGCACTCGCTGGCTGTGGTGGCGACGGCGCCGACGGCGATGGCGGTACCGGCGGCGACGGCGCGACAGAGGGTGACGGCGCGACAGAGGGCGACGGCGGTGACGGAAACGGCGACGGCGAGACAGAGGGCGACGGCGGTGACGGAAACGGTGACGGCGAGACAGAGGGTGACGGCGGTGACGGCGACACGGAGACGCGACTCTCGTGGCACGCCGGCGGGACTGGCGGGACGTACTTCCCGCTCTCGAACGAGTTCAAGACGGTCGTCGAGGCCAACACCGACTTCACGCTGAACGTCCAATCGACCGGAGCCAGCGTCGAGAACGTCGGCAACCTCGCCAGCGGGGACGCCGACTTCGCGCTCATCCAGAACGACATCGCGTTCTTCGCGAAGAACGGCACCGGGATCGAGGCGTTCCAGGACAACCCAGTCGAGAACCTGGTCGGTGTCGCGACGCTGTATCCCGAGACGATCACGGTCGTGACACTCGCCGACACCGAGATCACCAGCCTCTCGGACCTCTCCGGTGCGACGATCAACACCGGCGACCTCGGCTCGGGGACGCAGGTCAACGCCCTCCAGATCCTCGAAGCGGTCGGGATCTCCGATTTCACGGAGCAGAACGCCTCCTTCTCACAGGCGGCCGATCAGCTCCGGAACGGCGACATCGACGCGGCCTTCGTCGTCGGCGGCTGGCCGGTCGGCGCGATCGAGGACCTCGCGACGACGAACGACATCGTCATCGTCCCCATCGAGGGCGACAACCGCGAGGCGGTCAAGGACGCGGCCTCGTGGTTCGCCGACGACACCATCCCCGCGGGCACCTACACCGGCGTCGACGAGGCTATCGAGACTGTCGCCGTCCAGGCGATGATCGCGACCCGGTCGGAACTGGCCGACAGCACCGTCGAGACGGTCACTGCGGCCATCTTCGACAACGTCGACCAGCTGACGATCAAGACCGACTTCATCAGCAGGGAGTCGGCCCAGGACGGGATGTCGATCGAGCTCCACCCTGGTGCAGCGGCGTACTTCGACATGTGA